The Nocardioides houyundeii genome includes the window CGCTCGACGAGCGGACCGGGGGGCGGCTCGTCGTCCGCCGGGGCGATCCGGCCAAGGTGGTGCCCGAGGTCGTCGCCGAGGTGGAGGCCGACCAGGTGCACGTCTCGGCGGAGACCACGCCGTACGGCGCGGCGCGCGACGCCGCCGTCGCGAGCGCCCTGGCCGAGCTGGGGCATCGGACCGGCCGGCCGGCTGCGCTGCGCGCCACCGGGTCGCCGTACGCCGTGGGCCCGGGGCTGGTGCGCAAGGGCGACGACGAGCCCTACCGGGTGTTCACCCCCTTCGCCCGAGCCTGGCGCGAGCACGGCTGGGCGGCTCCTGCGGCGAGTCCCGAGACTCCCGGCTTCGTGGCGCTGGCGAGCGCGTCCGGGGCTCGGGACGCGCTGGTCCAGGCCGCCGATGGCGCCGCGGACCTGCCCGAGGCCGGCGAGGAGGCCGCCTGGCGCCGGTGGCACACGTTCCGCGACGGCGCGCTGGGCGACTACCGGTCGGGGCGGGACCGCCCGGACCTCGACGGCACCTCGCGCCTCTCTCCCTACCTGAGCCTGGGGGTGCTGCACCCCCGCTCCCTGCTCGCCGACCTGCCGGGCGGGGGCGCCGACGACGGGACCACTGGCCCTGCCGCCGAGGCGTTCGTCTCCGAGCTGGCGTGGCGGGAGTTCTACGCCGACGTCCTGCACCACCGTCCGGACTCCGCCTGGGCGGACCTGCGACCCGGCCTGGGGGGCCTGCGCTACTCCGAGGAGGCCGACGCGGTGGCGGCCTGGCGCACCGGCACCACGGGCTACCCGGTCGTCGATGCGGGGATGCGCCAGCTCCTGGGCCAGGGGTGGATGCACAACCGGCTGCGGATGATCACCGCGAGCTTCCTGACCAAGGACCTGCACGTGTGGTGGCCGGTGGGCGCGCGGCACTTCCTGCGGCACCTCGCGGACGCCGACCTGGCCTCGAACAACCACGGCTGGCAGTGGGTGGCCGGCACCGGGACCGACGCCTCCCCCTACTTCCGGGTCTTCAACCCCGTCTCCCAGGGCATGAAGTTCGACCCCGCCGGCGACTACGTACGCCGTTGGGTCCCCGAGCTCCGGCACCTGCCGGGGCGTGCCGCCCACGAGCCGTGGGAGCACGAGGAGGGCTATGCCCACGGCTACCCCGCCCGCATCGTCGATCACGCCGACGAGCGGCGCGAGGCGCTGGCTCGCTACGCGGCGGTGCGGGGCGCCTCGGGACGCGGCTCCCGACCCGGGCGCTGAGCCCGGCGAGCCGGGGACGAGAACGGGTGGATCGGGCGCCGTTGTCGGGTGGCGGGGAGGGGTGAATTGAGCCACAGCCGGGGCCGGGGCTCGAGCCGGGCTAGCCCGCCTCAGGCGGGGATCCTCCCTACGGCCGGAGCGAGGGTGAAACTCGTTCCACAAAAGCGCGTGAAGGGATTACGGCCAGCCCAGGCCTTCCGCTACAGTCAACCGGGTTGTCCAGAGACGTTTCGTCTTACCCCCAATTCGCAAGAGGTAAACCTGTATGGGAAACCACCGAGCAGAACGCGGCCCCCGCCGCGCATCCTCGGAGGACCGAGCGTCCCGGAAGTTCTTGATCTCCCGCCAGTCCGCGTCGAGCAGCCGCACCAGTGCCGCTCCGCAGGTAGTCGTTCCCTCCCCCGTTCCGCTGAGCACCGTCGCCGAGACCCCGGTCGCCCCCGCGCCCACCACCGGTGGCAAGCGTGCCGCCCGCCCCGCTCCCAAGTCCCGCGCCGCGTCGACGGCCAAGTCCCCGAGGTCCGCGCGTCCCGTGCGGCCCACCCGGCCCGTGAAGCCGGTCCGGCCGTCCTCGCCCGACCCGGCCTCCGCCACCATCTCCCGCACGCCCGCCGTCGAGGCCCTGGCCGCCGGCGGCCGACGCCGTGCGGACAAGCACACCGGGCGCGGCGCCCTGCTCAAGAGCCTGCCCTCAGCCCCGATCCTGGCCGGCGTCGCAGCACTGGCCATCTCCGCCGGCGGCGCCATCACGGCGACGCCCACCCTCGCCGACGCCGACGACGCCTCCCCCCAGCTGACCTCGGCCACCGCACTGTCGACGGCCGCTGACACCGGCCTCCTCGCGGACCGCACCGCAGTGGTCACCCGTGACTCCCGCCGCGTCGCGAAGTCCGAGCGGTCCGAGGCCAAGCTCCAGGCCAAGGCCGAGGCGATGACGCAGCAGCGCACCGAGGCCCTGCAGACGATGACCGCCAAGATGGAGCAGCGCGCCGCCAAGATCAAGGCCGACCAGTGGGTCCTGCCGGTCGCGGGCTACCGCCTCACGGCCTCCTTCGGGATGTCCAGCAGCCTCTGGTCCACCTCGCACACCGGGCTGGACTTCGCCGCTCCCTCGGGCACTCCGCTGCGGGCCGTGGCCAACGGCGTCGTGACCGGGGTCGGCTATGACGGCTCCTACGGCAACAAGACCACGCTCCTGCTCGAGGACGGCACCGAGATCTGGTACTGCCACCAGACGTCGACCAGCGTGAGCGTCGGAGACCGGGTCGTCGGCGGCCAGACCATCGGCACGGTCGGCTCCACCGGCAACTCCACCGGCCCCCACCTGCACCTCGAGGTCCGCCCCGGCAGCGGCGGTCCGGTCGACCCCTACTCGGCCCTGCAGGCTCACGGCCTCCAGCCCTGAGCAGGGACGGCGTCTCCGGGCGCCGAAGGCAGGGTCCGGGCTCACCCGGGCCCGGCTCCGGCGCTGAACCTCTTCGCCTCTGAGCCTCTCTGGCTCAGAGCTTCTCGAGCGGGGCGTAGCGCAGCAGCAGGCGCTTGACTCCCTCGGACCCGAAGTCGACCGAGGCCACCGACTTCTCCGCCGCGCCCTCCAGCGAGACCACGGTCCCCATGCCGAACGAGTCGTGCAGCACCCGGTCCCCGGGCTCCAGCGACGGGATCTCCCGGGCCGGCTTGGCCTTGACGGCCGCGTCTGCGCGGAGCGCTGCGGAGGAGAAGTTGCGCCGTCCGGCCGCCGTCGGCGAGCCCAGTCGGGCTGGTGACGACGAGGCCAGGTCGGGGCGTCCCCAGCGGGTCTGGGAGCCCTCCGTGCGCCGCCAGTCGACCAGGTCGACCGGCAGCTCGTCGAGGAAGCGCGAGGCGGGGTTGTGCGAAGGCGCGCCCCAGGCGGACCGGACCACGGCGCGGGAGATGTAGAGCCGCTCGCGCGCCCGGGTGATGCCCACGTAGGCCAGGCGTCGCTCCTCCTCCAGCTCCTTCTGGTCGCCCAGGGACCTCAGGTGCGGGAAGACGCCGTCCTCCAGACCGGTCAGGAACACCACCGGGAACTCCAGGCCCTTCGCGGTGTGCAGCGTCATCAGGGTGACGACCCCGAGGTCCTCGCCATCGGGCACGTCGGGGATCTGGTCGCTGTCCGCCACCAGGGCGACGCGCTCGAGGAAGTCGGTGAGGCCGGGAGTGACGGTGCCCGCGTCCACGTCGGCGGGATCTGCCGAGGGCCCGGCCACCGGGTCCTCGGAGAACTCTCGCGCGACCGCGACCAGCTCCGCCAGGTTCTCGACCCGGGTGCCGTCCTGCGGGTCGTCCGAGGCCTCCAGCTCGGCCAGGTAGCCGGACCGCTCCAGCACCGACTCCAGGATGACGTCGGCGCGCTCCCCGGCCTCGACCATCGAGCGCAGCTCGTCGACCATCGCCACGAACGCCTCGACGTTCTTCAGGGACCGGGTGGCGATCCCCGGGGCTTGCGAAGCCCGGGTGAGGGCCTCCCAGAAGGTGGTCTGGTCACGTTGCGCGAGTGCGGAGATGCAGGCCTCGGCCCGATCCCCGATCCCACGCTTGGGGGTGTTCAGCACCCGCCGCAGCGAGATCTCGTCGGCGGGGTTGGCGAGCAT containing:
- a CDS encoding cryptochrome/photolyase family protein; this translates as MPTVMWFRRDLRLSDHPALLAALEQSGSTVALFVLDPRLMRRAGPVRRAWLAANLLALDERTGGRLVVRRGDPAKVVPEVVAEVEADQVHVSAETTPYGAARDAAVASALAELGHRTGRPAALRATGSPYAVGPGLVRKGDDEPYRVFTPFARAWREHGWAAPAASPETPGFVALASASGARDALVQAADGAADLPEAGEEAAWRRWHTFRDGALGDYRSGRDRPDLDGTSRLSPYLSLGVLHPRSLLADLPGGGADDGTTGPAAEAFVSELAWREFYADVLHHRPDSAWADLRPGLGGLRYSEEADAVAAWRTGTTGYPVVDAGMRQLLGQGWMHNRLRMITASFLTKDLHVWWPVGARHFLRHLADADLASNNHGWQWVAGTGTDASPYFRVFNPVSQGMKFDPAGDYVRRWVPELRHLPGRAAHEPWEHEEGYAHGYPARIVDHADERREALARYAAVRGASGRGSRPGR
- a CDS encoding M23 family metallopeptidase, with the translated sequence MISRQSASSSRTSAAPQVVVPSPVPLSTVAETPVAPAPTTGGKRAARPAPKSRAASTAKSPRSARPVRPTRPVKPVRPSSPDPASATISRTPAVEALAAGGRRRADKHTGRGALLKSLPSAPILAGVAALAISAGGAITATPTLADADDASPQLTSATALSTAADTGLLADRTAVVTRDSRRVAKSERSEAKLQAKAEAMTQQRTEALQTMTAKMEQRAAKIKADQWVLPVAGYRLTASFGMSSSLWSTSHTGLDFAAPSGTPLRAVANGVVTGVGYDGSYGNKTTLLLEDGTEIWYCHQTSTSVSVGDRVVGGQTIGTVGSTGNSTGPHLHLEVRPGSGGPVDPYSALQAHGLQP